The proteins below are encoded in one region of Microbacterium pygmaeum:
- a CDS encoding enoyl-CoA hydratase/isomerase family protein produces the protein MNAAPEPTESRVLVRTEGGLGRLTLNRPRALNALDLGMILELSAALDAWENDPDIDIVLLDGAGERGLCAGGDVRGLYEQIRAGDAEATGEFFRAEYALNARIAEYPAQFVVFADGITMGGGIGLAGHAAVRVVTERSALAMPETRIGFTPDVGGTWLLAHAPGRLGEYFALTGASMDAGDAIYAGLADHLVPSDRLDDLRDALVTRADPATPTELVLLFDETPPPSRAAAAREWIDDAFAAETVAEIVERLRGRGEPEASATADVLGELSPTALTVTLEAVRRARGLPDLRSALAQEYGLVLWFATTQPDLPEGIRAQLVDKDRSPRWQPAALADVGGDAAASALAYVPPVPLWT, from the coding sequence GTGAACGCAGCGCCCGAACCGACGGAATCGCGCGTGCTGGTGCGCACCGAGGGCGGTCTGGGCCGCCTCACCCTCAATCGTCCCCGGGCGCTGAACGCCCTCGACCTGGGCATGATCCTCGAACTCTCCGCCGCGCTGGACGCCTGGGAGAACGACCCCGACATCGACATCGTCCTGCTCGACGGTGCGGGGGAGCGCGGACTGTGCGCCGGCGGCGACGTGCGTGGGCTCTACGAGCAGATCCGCGCCGGCGATGCCGAGGCCACCGGCGAGTTCTTCCGCGCCGAGTACGCGCTCAACGCCAGGATCGCCGAGTACCCCGCGCAGTTCGTCGTCTTCGCCGACGGCATCACGATGGGCGGCGGGATCGGCCTCGCCGGGCACGCGGCTGTCCGCGTCGTGACCGAGCGCTCCGCCCTGGCGATGCCCGAGACGAGGATCGGCTTCACCCCAGACGTGGGCGGCACGTGGCTGCTCGCGCACGCCCCCGGCCGGCTGGGCGAGTACTTCGCTCTGACGGGTGCATCGATGGATGCCGGTGATGCGATCTACGCCGGACTCGCCGACCATCTCGTGCCATCCGACCGCCTCGACGACCTGCGCGATGCGCTGGTGACGCGCGCCGACCCGGCGACACCGACCGAGCTCGTGCTGCTGTTCGACGAGACGCCGCCGCCGTCGCGTGCGGCCGCCGCCCGCGAATGGATCGACGACGCGTTCGCCGCCGAGACTGTCGCCGAGATCGTCGAACGGCTGCGTGGGCGCGGCGAGCCCGAGGCATCCGCCACCGCCGACGTCCTGGGCGAGCTGTCGCCGACCGCACTGACCGTGACTCTCGAGGCCGTCCGCCGGGCTCGCGGGCTGCCCGACCTGCGCAGCGCCCTGGCCCAGGAATACGGTCTGGTGCTGTGGTTCGCCACGACCCAGCCCGACCTGCCGGAGGGCATCCGCGCACAGCTCGTCGACAAGGACCGGTCGCCGCGCTGGCAGCCGGCGGCGCTCGCCGATGTCGGTGGGGATGCCGCGGCGTCCGCCCTCGCATACGTTCCGCCGGTCCCCCTCTGGACGTGA
- a CDS encoding LssY C-terminal domain-containing protein has protein sequence MSERSRERRYSIGIVIDWFFFVFAGLSAIWLAYLSFTESFRVGWWGILFAVAFWVLLAYLVLPRLHRILTTIYVPDYFIGRARTSDGLLGDPVNLALRGSGDQIEQALRSAGWTKADPVTLASSWRIITSTLTRRSYDDAPVSPLFLFGKQQDFAYQQEVSGNPAQRHHVRFWKCPDEWMLPGGTRVDWVAAGTFDTRVGLSLFTLQVTHKIDADTDVERDHIVSTLTAGDPHVRVGVIADFSTGYHARNGGGDSIRTDGDLPIIDVSGVSVGAATAIAGEAER, from the coding sequence ATGAGCGAACGATCGCGGGAGCGGCGCTATTCGATCGGCATCGTGATCGACTGGTTCTTCTTCGTCTTCGCCGGTCTGTCCGCGATCTGGCTCGCCTACCTGAGCTTCACCGAGTCGTTCCGGGTCGGCTGGTGGGGCATCCTGTTCGCCGTCGCGTTCTGGGTCCTGCTCGCGTACCTGGTGCTGCCGCGTCTGCATCGGATCCTCACCACGATCTACGTGCCCGACTACTTCATCGGCCGGGCGCGCACGAGCGACGGACTGCTGGGCGACCCCGTGAACCTCGCCCTGCGCGGCAGCGGCGATCAGATCGAGCAGGCGCTGCGCAGTGCCGGCTGGACGAAGGCGGATCCGGTCACCCTCGCATCGTCGTGGCGGATCATCACCTCGACGCTGACCCGCCGCAGCTACGACGACGCGCCCGTCAGCCCCCTCTTTCTGTTCGGCAAGCAGCAGGACTTCGCCTACCAGCAGGAGGTGAGCGGCAACCCCGCGCAGCGCCACCACGTGCGGTTCTGGAAATGCCCGGACGAGTGGATGCTGCCCGGTGGCACCCGCGTGGACTGGGTGGCCGCCGGCACCTTCGACACGCGCGTCGGGCTGTCGCTGTTCACGCTGCAGGTCACCCACAAGATCGACGCCGACACCGACGTCGAGCGCGACCACATCGTCTCCACGCTCACCGCGGGTGATCCGCATGTTCGGGTGGGCGTGATCGCCGACTTCTCCACCGGCTACCACGCCAGAAACGGCGGAGGGGACTCGATCCGCACGGACGGCGACCTGCCGATCATCGATGTGAGCGGAGTCTCCGTCGGCGCGGCGACCGCGATCGCCGGGGAGGCGGAGCGATGA
- a CDS encoding J domain-containing protein, translating into MFDSPLSASAYEVLEVDPATDDETLRKAYRLRLRQTHPDTGGDAVQFVQVQRAWELVGTPEARAAYDRGHGFGEAAAPEFGPSTGSAGWRAPARPADTRPKARSYGQPGGWRRERYLDLIREWVGRGVTVDDPYDPALVRTAPRELRRMLADALAEEATARVVSDLGMGYTVWHDVAAPVRGGGGDDKVDHIVLSPSGLYAVLSEDFGGPVGVRRGEITGDGVDGTPVADLLARTRVVARSAGVRFGGAIVVLPDDDLVQAVTPLGKVRGVPVVLVARGALANVLRQGVPGARSIGGNEIFDVRTRLQRAVRFV; encoded by the coding sequence GTGTTCGACAGCCCGCTGTCCGCATCGGCATACGAGGTGCTCGAGGTCGATCCGGCGACCGACGACGAGACGCTGCGCAAGGCCTACCGGCTGCGACTGCGCCAGACGCATCCGGACACCGGGGGTGACGCGGTCCAGTTCGTGCAGGTGCAGCGGGCGTGGGAGCTGGTGGGGACCCCCGAGGCGCGCGCCGCCTACGACCGTGGGCACGGGTTCGGCGAGGCGGCCGCACCCGAGTTCGGCCCGTCGACGGGCTCGGCGGGGTGGCGTGCGCCGGCCCGGCCGGCGGACACGCGCCCCAAGGCCCGGTCCTACGGCCAGCCCGGCGGCTGGCGCCGCGAGCGGTACCTCGACCTCATTCGCGAGTGGGTGGGACGGGGCGTCACGGTCGACGACCCGTACGATCCGGCGCTGGTGCGCACGGCCCCGAGGGAATTGCGACGGATGCTCGCGGACGCGCTCGCCGAGGAGGCCACCGCCCGGGTGGTGTCGGACCTCGGCATGGGATACACGGTGTGGCACGACGTCGCCGCGCCGGTCCGCGGCGGTGGCGGCGACGACAAGGTGGATCACATCGTGCTCAGCCCGTCCGGGCTGTACGCCGTGCTGTCGGAGGACTTCGGCGGCCCGGTGGGTGTGCGCCGCGGTGAGATCACCGGCGACGGCGTGGACGGCACCCCGGTCGCCGACCTGCTCGCCCGCACCCGGGTGGTCGCCCGCTCCGCCGGTGTGCGGTTCGGCGGGGCGATCGTGGTGCTGCCGGACGACGACCTCGTGCAGGCGGTGACGCCCCTGGGCAAGGTGCGCGGCGTGCCGGTCGTGCTGGTCGCCCGCGGTGCCCTCGCCAACGTGCTGCGCCAGGGCGTGCCCGGTGCAAGATCGATCGGCGGCAACGAGATCTTCGACGTCCGGACGCGTCTGCAGCGCGCCGTTCGCTTCGTCTGA
- a CDS encoding arylsulfatase produces the protein MPREFQGKIELDVRDSVADWDAFLPTKPPAGSPNVLVVLYDDTGTAAWSPYGGRINMPTMDRLAAGGLTYSQWHTTALCSPTRSTFLTGRNHHQNGFATISESSTGFPGYNSHIPPSNATMANVLRDAGWATFWVGKNHNVPIDEWTAGASKKNWPLAQGYDRFYGFIGGETNNWYPSLAEDNHYIDQPYLPEDGYHLSKDLADQALKMIRDVKQTEPDKPWYLWFCPGANHAPHHAPEEYIAKYKGMFDDGYEAYREWVLPRMIERGILPPETDLTEVNPMPDGTFTQTDEVRPWAELNEDEKAMFCRMAEVFAGFSEYTDAQVGRIVDYLEESGQLENTLILYCADNGASGEGSPNGSVNEGKIFGGYPDDEAENLTMVDKLGSPDTYNHYPTGWAMAFSTPYRMFKRYSYQGGVCDPLVIHWPAGFQARGEVRSQYHHSTDIVPTILEACGVEMPDTYAGVEQTPLAGVPMNYSFAAEGPTTKKTQYYEMLGSRGIWHEGWKAVTVHGPMAGMSGFEDDTWQLFHTDLDRAEAHDLAGEHPEKLEELKALWLEEAKANDVLPLNDLQIIGNAKDFETFVAMEFHQPAPPSGQFIYYPGTTDVPERSAANVHGVSYKIAAEVDLVADSEGVIFAHGSRFGGHSLFVKDGTVTYAYNFLGIPPEDHIQAALPLPGKHIIGVEFTKERMGEYREAIGPLKLYIDDQLIAQQEIRTVLGHFSLCGEGLTIGRDSADPVSSLYEYGFDWKGGEIERVVFDVSDDAYVDLEAHLAAAMSRD, from the coding sequence GTGCCACGAGAATTCCAGGGAAAGATCGAGCTCGACGTCCGCGACTCGGTCGCCGACTGGGACGCGTTCCTTCCCACCAAGCCCCCGGCGGGCTCCCCGAACGTCCTGGTCGTCCTCTACGACGACACCGGCACCGCGGCGTGGTCGCCCTACGGCGGACGCATCAACATGCCGACCATGGACCGTCTCGCCGCCGGCGGACTGACATACAGCCAGTGGCACACCACAGCACTGTGCTCGCCGACCCGCTCCACCTTCCTGACCGGGCGCAACCACCATCAGAACGGGTTCGCGACGATCTCGGAGTCCTCGACCGGGTTCCCCGGTTACAACTCCCACATCCCGCCCAGCAACGCGACGATGGCGAACGTGCTGCGGGATGCCGGGTGGGCGACGTTCTGGGTCGGCAAGAACCACAACGTGCCCATCGACGAGTGGACCGCGGGCGCCTCGAAGAAGAACTGGCCGCTCGCGCAGGGCTACGACCGCTTCTACGGCTTCATCGGCGGCGAGACGAACAACTGGTACCCGTCGCTGGCAGAAGACAACCACTACATCGACCAGCCCTACCTGCCCGAAGACGGCTACCACCTGTCGAAGGATCTCGCCGATCAGGCGCTGAAGATGATCCGCGACGTGAAGCAGACCGAGCCGGACAAGCCCTGGTACCTGTGGTTCTGCCCCGGAGCCAACCACGCTCCCCATCACGCGCCGGAGGAGTACATCGCCAAGTACAAGGGCATGTTCGACGACGGCTACGAGGCATACCGCGAGTGGGTGCTGCCGCGCATGATCGAGCGCGGCATCCTGCCGCCCGAGACCGACCTCACCGAGGTCAACCCGATGCCCGACGGCACATTCACGCAGACCGACGAGGTGCGTCCCTGGGCCGAGCTCAACGAGGACGAGAAGGCCATGTTCTGCCGCATGGCGGAGGTGTTCGCCGGCTTCTCGGAGTACACCGACGCGCAGGTCGGCCGGATCGTGGACTACCTCGAGGAGTCGGGCCAGCTGGAGAACACGCTGATCCTGTACTGCGCCGACAACGGCGCGTCCGGTGAGGGTAGCCCCAACGGATCGGTCAACGAGGGGAAGATCTTCGGCGGCTATCCCGATGACGAGGCCGAGAACCTCACCATGGTCGACAAGCTCGGCAGCCCCGACACGTACAACCACTACCCGACCGGGTGGGCGATGGCATTCTCGACGCCGTACCGCATGTTCAAGCGGTACTCGTACCAGGGCGGCGTCTGCGACCCGCTGGTGATCCATTGGCCCGCCGGTTTCCAGGCGAGGGGAGAGGTGCGCTCGCAGTACCACCACTCGACCGACATCGTGCCCACGATCCTGGAGGCGTGCGGCGTCGAGATGCCGGACACGTACGCCGGCGTCGAGCAGACGCCGCTCGCGGGCGTCCCCATGAACTACTCGTTCGCGGCGGAGGGACCCACCACCAAGAAGACGCAGTACTACGAGATGCTCGGCAGTCGCGGAATCTGGCATGAGGGCTGGAAGGCGGTCACGGTGCACGGGCCGATGGCCGGGATGAGCGGCTTCGAGGACGACACGTGGCAGCTCTTCCACACCGACCTCGACCGCGCGGAGGCGCACGACCTGGCCGGAGAGCATCCGGAGAAGCTCGAAGAGCTCAAAGCCCTGTGGCTCGAGGAGGCCAAGGCGAACGACGTCCTGCCGCTCAACGACCTGCAGATCATCGGCAACGCGAAAGACTTCGAGACCTTCGTGGCGATGGAATTCCACCAGCCGGCGCCTCCCAGCGGGCAGTTCATCTACTACCCGGGTACGACAGACGTGCCCGAGCGGTCCGCAGCGAACGTGCACGGCGTCTCGTACAAGATCGCCGCGGAGGTCGACCTGGTTGCGGACTCGGAGGGCGTGATCTTCGCGCATGGCTCGCGATTCGGCGGCCATTCGCTGTTCGTCAAGGACGGCACGGTGACCTACGCGTACAACTTCCTCGGCATCCCACCGGAGGATCACATCCAGGCCGCGCTCCCGTTGCCGGGCAAGCACATCATCGGCGTCGAGTTCACGAAGGAGCGGATGGGCGAATACCGCGAGGCTATCGGACCGCTCAAGCTCTACATCGACGACCAGCTGATCGCGCAGCAGGAGATCAGGACGGTGCTCGGACACTTCTCGCTCTGCGGCGAGGGCCTCACGATCGGACGCGACAGCGCCGACCCCGTGTCCTCGCTGTACGAGTACGGCTTCGACTGGAAGGGTGGCGAGATCGAGCGCGTCGTCTTCGACGTCAGTGATGACGCCTACGTCGACCTCGAGGCCCACCTCGCCGCCGCGATGTCCCGCGACTGA
- a CDS encoding ABC transporter ATP-binding protein, producing MLGKLLIRYLKTYRWLLVALLVFQIISAVATLYLPRLNADIIDQGVSKGDVGYIWSTGALMLAISLGQIVAAIIATYFAAKASMAAGRDMRRDIYEKVSAFSEREVSAFGPGSLITRNTNDVQQVQMLAMMGSTMLITAPLLAIGGVIMALSADLGLGWLIAVAVPLLLVFVLLIVSRMVPLFRQFQKKLDAVNRTLREQLTGVRVVRAFVREDIEEERFGVANTDIMVVGRKVGSLFVLLFPVAMLVLNVTIVGVIWFGGIEVDNGSIEIGTLFAFMQYIAQILMGVLMASFMVIMIPRAAVSAERISEVLASESTLTRAENAVTAFPSRGAVQFRDVEFTYPGAETPVLQGITFDAAPGETIAVVGSTGAGKTTLVSLIPRLFDVTGGAVLVGGVDVRQADLDVLWKGIGLVPQRPFLFTGTVASNLRFGREDATDEELWAALEIAQGRDFVEEMDGKLNARIAQGGTNVSGGQRQRLAIARAIVHQPDILVFDDSFSALDLTTDARLRQALWRELPHVTKIVVAQRVSTITEADRIIVLEDGRMAGIGTHEELIQSSPTYREIVDSQLAVQA from the coding sequence GTGCTCGGAAAACTCCTCATCCGCTATCTCAAGACCTATCGCTGGCTGCTGGTGGCCCTGCTGGTCTTCCAGATCATCTCGGCGGTGGCCACCCTCTACCTGCCGAGGCTGAACGCCGACATCATCGATCAGGGCGTCTCGAAGGGCGATGTCGGGTACATCTGGTCCACCGGCGCGCTCATGCTCGCGATCTCGCTGGGTCAGATCGTCGCGGCCATCATCGCCACCTACTTCGCCGCGAAGGCGTCGATGGCGGCCGGTCGCGACATGCGCCGCGACATCTACGAGAAGGTGAGCGCGTTCTCGGAGCGCGAGGTCTCGGCATTCGGTCCGGGCTCGCTCATCACCCGCAACACCAACGACGTGCAGCAGGTGCAGATGCTCGCGATGATGGGCTCGACGATGCTCATCACCGCGCCGCTGCTCGCGATCGGCGGGGTGATCATGGCGCTGAGCGCCGACCTGGGGCTCGGCTGGCTGATCGCGGTCGCCGTCCCGCTGCTGCTGGTGTTCGTCCTGCTGATCGTCAGCCGGATGGTGCCGCTGTTCCGGCAGTTCCAGAAGAAGCTCGATGCCGTCAATCGCACGCTGCGCGAGCAGCTCACCGGCGTGCGCGTCGTGCGGGCGTTCGTCCGCGAGGACATCGAGGAGGAGCGCTTCGGCGTCGCCAACACCGACATCATGGTGGTCGGGCGCAAGGTCGGATCCCTCTTCGTGCTGCTGTTCCCCGTTGCCATGCTGGTGCTGAACGTCACGATCGTCGGCGTCATCTGGTTCGGTGGCATCGAAGTCGACAACGGCAGCATCGAGATCGGCACCCTGTTCGCGTTCATGCAGTACATCGCCCAGATCCTCATGGGCGTGCTCATGGCGAGCTTCATGGTGATCATGATCCCGAGGGCAGCCGTCTCGGCCGAGCGCATCAGCGAGGTGCTGGCCAGCGAGTCCACCCTGACGCGTGCGGAGAACGCGGTCACCGCATTCCCGTCGCGCGGCGCAGTGCAGTTCCGCGATGTGGAGTTCACCTATCCGGGTGCCGAGACACCGGTGCTGCAGGGCATCACCTTCGACGCCGCGCCCGGCGAGACGATCGCGGTGGTCGGTTCGACCGGTGCCGGCAAGACCACGCTCGTCTCGCTGATCCCGCGCCTTTTCGACGTCACGGGCGGCGCGGTCCTCGTCGGCGGCGTGGACGTGCGCCAGGCCGACCTCGACGTGCTGTGGAAGGGCATCGGCCTGGTTCCGCAGCGACCCTTCCTGTTCACCGGAACCGTCGCGTCCAATCTTCGGTTCGGGCGCGAGGACGCCACCGACGAGGAGCTGTGGGCTGCGCTGGAGATCGCTCAGGGCCGCGACTTCGTCGAGGAGATGGACGGCAAGCTGAATGCGCGCATCGCCCAGGGCGGCACCAACGTCTCGGGCGGCCAGCGGCAGCGGCTGGCCATCGCGCGGGCGATCGTGCATCAGCCCGACATCCTCGTCTTCGACGACTCCTTCTCGGCGCTGGACCTCACCACCGACGCCCGTCTGCGCCAGGCGCTCTGGCGCGAACTGCCGCACGTGACCAAGATCGTCGTCGCACAGCGGGTCTCCACGATCACCGAAGCCGATCGCATCATCGTCCTCGAGGACGGCCGCATGGCCGGAATCGGAACCCACGAGGAGCTGATCCAGTCCAGTCCCACCTACCGGGAGATCGTCGATTCGCAGCTGGCGGTGCAGGCATGA
- a CDS encoding ABC transporter ATP-binding protein produces the protein MSTPDTLSEEEQLELELAEQARQNSGDWDSVKPGKATDFGKSFGRLIGLLRPHAVSFTIVSILGAIGVVLAVIAPKILGEATNIIFEGAVSVGLAGTFPEGTSQADVVAGLQAAGQTDFANIVGAMNDFSVGTGVDFDALRMVIVAVLAIYVVSSFLSWIQGYVINVIMVRTMWRLRQDVEVKINRLPLSYFDKVQRGDLISRVTNDIDNITQTMQQSLSSALTSVLTVIGVMFMMFSISWQLALVALISLPLMGVIFGVIGPKSQKAFGIQWRKVGLLNARVEESFSGHALVKVYGREKDSREKFEIENEELYQASFRAQFLSNVIMPGMTFIGNLTYVGIAVLGGVMVAGGQLRLGDVQAFIQYSQQFTQPLSQLGGMAAVVQSGVASAERVFELLDAEEQEPDSPDAPEPVDGEGVIEFDHVKFAYTPDRPLITDLSFRVEPGQTVAIVGPTGAGKTTLVNLIMRFYELDGGRILLDGQNIAELTRDDVRSRTGMVLQDPWLFAGTIRDNIRYGRESATDEEIIAAATATRVDRFVHSLPEGYDTVLDEDASNVSAGEKQLITIARAFIAQPSVLILDEATSSVDTRTELLLQQAMNLLREGRTSFVIAHRLSTIRDADLILVMEHGDIVEKGNHEELIAARGAYWRLYQSQFEQAATDLDFVAAETGTLETVPDAAGAGYGQGVSEA, from the coding sequence ATGAGTACTCCCGACACCCTCTCCGAGGAAGAGCAGCTCGAACTCGAGCTCGCCGAGCAGGCCCGCCAGAACTCGGGCGACTGGGACAGCGTGAAGCCCGGGAAGGCGACCGATTTCGGCAAGAGCTTCGGCCGGCTCATCGGCCTCCTGCGACCCCACGCCGTGTCCTTCACGATCGTGTCGATCCTCGGCGCGATCGGGGTCGTCCTCGCCGTCATCGCCCCGAAGATCCTCGGCGAGGCGACGAACATCATCTTCGAGGGCGCCGTGTCTGTCGGACTGGCCGGAACGTTCCCCGAGGGCACGTCGCAGGCCGACGTCGTCGCCGGACTGCAGGCGGCGGGACAGACCGACTTCGCCAACATCGTCGGCGCGATGAACGACTTCTCCGTCGGCACGGGAGTGGATTTCGACGCACTCCGCATGGTGATCGTCGCGGTGCTCGCGATCTACGTCGTCTCGTCGTTCCTGAGCTGGATCCAGGGCTACGTCATCAACGTCATCATGGTGCGGACCATGTGGCGCCTGCGTCAGGACGTCGAGGTCAAGATCAACCGGCTGCCCCTGTCGTACTTCGACAAAGTGCAGCGCGGCGATCTGATCTCGCGCGTGACCAACGACATCGACAACATCACCCAGACGATGCAGCAGTCCCTCTCCTCAGCTCTGACCTCGGTGCTGACCGTCATCGGCGTGATGTTCATGATGTTCTCGATCTCGTGGCAGCTCGCCCTCGTGGCCCTGATCTCGCTGCCGCTGATGGGCGTGATCTTCGGCGTCATCGGGCCCAAGTCGCAGAAGGCGTTCGGCATCCAGTGGCGCAAGGTCGGCCTGCTCAACGCCCGTGTCGAGGAGTCGTTCTCCGGTCACGCACTCGTGAAGGTGTACGGCCGGGAAAAGGACTCGCGGGAGAAGTTCGAGATCGAGAACGAGGAGCTCTACCAGGCCAGCTTCCGCGCGCAGTTCCTCTCGAACGTGATCATGCCCGGCATGACCTTCATCGGAAACCTGACGTACGTCGGCATCGCGGTGCTCGGCGGCGTCATGGTCGCCGGCGGGCAGCTCCGCCTCGGCGACGTGCAGGCCTTCATCCAGTACTCGCAGCAGTTCACGCAGCCGCTGTCGCAGCTGGGCGGGATGGCGGCCGTCGTCCAGTCCGGCGTAGCTTCGGCCGAGCGGGTCTTCGAGCTGCTGGACGCCGAGGAGCAGGAGCCGGACTCCCCCGACGCGCCGGAACCGGTCGACGGCGAGGGCGTCATCGAGTTCGACCACGTGAAGTTCGCCTACACGCCCGATCGCCCGCTGATCACCGACCTGTCCTTCCGGGTGGAGCCGGGCCAGACCGTCGCGATCGTGGGTCCGACGGGCGCCGGCAAGACGACGCTGGTCAACCTGATCATGCGGTTCTACGAGCTGGACGGCGGGCGCATCCTGCTGGACGGGCAGAACATCGCAGAACTCACTCGCGATGACGTCCGCTCCCGCACCGGCATGGTGCTGCAGGACCCCTGGCTGTTCGCCGGGACGATCCGCGACAACATCCGCTACGGGCGCGAGTCGGCCACCGACGAGGAGATCATCGCAGCCGCGACGGCCACGCGCGTGGACCGCTTCGTCCACTCGCTTCCGGAAGGTTATGACACCGTCCTCGACGAAGACGCCTCGAACGTGTCAGCGGGCGAGAAGCAGCTCATCACCATCGCCCGGGCCTTCATTGCCCAGCCGTCGGTGCTCATCCTCGACGAGGCGACGTCCTCGGTCGACACGAGAACGGAGCTGCTGCTCCAGCAGGCGATGAACCTGCTGCGCGAGGGACGCACATCGTTCGTCATCGCGCACCGGCTGTCGACCATCCGCGACGCAGACCTCATCCTCGTGATGGAGCACGGCGACATCGTGGAGAAGGGCAACCACGAGGAACTCATCGCCGCGCGCGGCGCCTACTGGCGCCTGTATCAGTCGCAGTTCGAGCAGGCGGCAACCGATCTTGACTTCGTCGCAGCCGAGACCGGCACGCTCGAGACGGTGCCGGATGCCGCGGGTGCCGGCTACGGGCAGGGCGTGAGCGAGGCGTGA
- a CDS encoding SulP family inorganic anion transporter: protein MTTPPAGAPTRPRASWLLPTFAGYRRAWLTPDIIGGVSAGAVVVPQAMAYATIANLPVQVGLYTCIVPMFIYAMLGGSRAMSVSTTSTIATLTATTLVSAGVAGSASSTGDALGSLTTLTLLVGLILLLARLFRLGSLVENISGATVLGLKIGVGATVAVGQLPKLLGETYNFSGHGFLRSLLAIGEAFDSVNWPTLALSAGSIAVLVLLKRFAPKVPGSLIVVVAGILLVAFAGVAERGVDLIEPVPGGLPVPGLPDVGQIPALVPGALAIAVMAFLESAAVARGIRRATEPQIDSDQELLATGAANVAGAFFTTMPAAGGFSQSAVNQSAGARTQLSTFVTVALAILVALFLGPVLSLLPEATLAAMVFVAVIGLIDIRQLARWARISPTDFWIALVVALIGLTAGLLAAVAVGVVVTLVLVLRELNIPRLSIVARREGIIAVHLGRGLYTANALANERAIIALARAQDPPVTAVVLDLERMDVITITVLDALADLDRELSQLGITLFLVALPERAERVATKVDWYRRLASVGRVHATVEGGLTAASGPPA from the coding sequence GTGACGACACCACCGGCCGGCGCACCGACCCGCCCCCGCGCGTCCTGGCTGCTGCCGACTTTCGCCGGATACCGGCGGGCGTGGCTGACTCCCGACATCATCGGCGGCGTCTCGGCCGGCGCGGTCGTCGTGCCGCAGGCGATGGCGTACGCCACGATCGCGAACCTGCCGGTGCAGGTCGGCCTGTACACGTGCATCGTGCCGATGTTCATCTATGCGATGCTCGGCGGCTCGCGCGCGATGAGTGTGTCGACGACGTCGACGATCGCGACCCTCACCGCCACAACACTGGTCTCGGCGGGGGTGGCCGGCAGCGCATCCAGCACCGGTGACGCCCTCGGGTCGCTGACGACGCTGACGCTGCTGGTCGGGCTCATCCTGCTGCTGGCTCGGCTGTTCCGGCTCGGCTCCCTCGTGGAGAACATCAGCGGCGCGACGGTTCTCGGTCTGAAGATCGGTGTCGGGGCGACCGTCGCGGTCGGACAGCTGCCGAAGCTGCTGGGCGAGACCTACAACTTCTCCGGTCACGGCTTCCTTCGTTCGCTCCTCGCGATCGGCGAGGCGTTCGACAGTGTGAACTGGCCGACCCTCGCCCTGTCGGCGGGATCGATCGCAGTGCTCGTGCTTCTCAAGCGGTTCGCCCCGAAGGTGCCCGGCAGCCTGATCGTCGTCGTCGCCGGCATCCTGCTCGTCGCCTTCGCGGGTGTCGCGGAACGCGGCGTCGACCTGATCGAACCGGTGCCCGGAGGGCTGCCGGTGCCGGGGTTGCCGGACGTCGGGCAGATCCCGGCTCTGGTACCCGGCGCCCTCGCGATCGCGGTGATGGCGTTCCTCGAGTCCGCAGCCGTGGCGCGCGGCATCCGCAGAGCCACCGAGCCCCAGATCGACAGCGATCAGGAGCTGCTGGCCACCGGCGCCGCCAACGTCGCCGGAGCATTCTTCACCACCATGCCGGCTGCCGGAGGGTTCTCGCAGAGCGCGGTGAACCAGAGCGCGGGCGCACGGACGCAACTGTCCACATTCGTGACGGTCGCGCTGGCGATCCTCGTGGCCCTCTTCCTCGGCCCGGTGCTGAGCCTGCTCCCCGAAGCGACGCTGGCCGCGATGGTCTTCGTCGCTGTGATCGGGCTGATCGACATCCGGCAGCTGGCCCGCTGGGCCCGGATCAGCCCGACCGACTTCTGGATCGCCCTCGTCGTCGCCCTCATCGGCCTCACCGCGGGGCTGCTCGCCGCCGTCGCGGTCGGTGTCGTCGTCACGCTGGTCCTGGTGCTGCGCGAACTCAACATCCCTCGGCTGTCGATCGTGGCCCGCCGCGAAGGAATCATCGCCGTCCACCTCGGGCGGGGACTCTACACGGCCAACGCGCTGGCCAACGAGCGGGCCATCATCGCGCTGGCGCGGGCACAGGACCCGCCGGTCACAGCAGTCGTGCTCGACCTGGAGCGCATGGACGTCATCACGATCACGGTGCTGGACGCACTGGCCGATCTCGATCGCGAGTTGTCGCAGCTCGGGATCACGCTGTTCCTGGTCGCGCTGCCCGAGCGTGCCGAGCGTGTCGCGACGAAGGTGGACTGGTATCGCCGGCTTGCGTCCGTCGGTCGAGTGCACGCCACCGTCGAGGGCGGCCTGACCGCGGCATCCGGTCCGCCCGCCTGA